One stretch of Serinicoccus hydrothermalis DNA includes these proteins:
- a CDS encoding hemolysin family protein, producing MDTALLTNIALVLLFVLIGGVFAATEMAIVSLRPSQVDDIERSGERGARIAALVRDPNTFLSAVQVGVTVAGFFSSAFGGATISPSVSAWLQRLGVPGSVADPLALVAMTLVIAYLSLVLGELTPKRLAMQRSAGFTRVLAPPLGVFATLLRPVIWFLSVSTNLMVRVLGGDPSATSEQMTIEELRRTVEDNRDLRPYSRQILADVFRAGERTLGDVLRPRPDVEFLVADATIAQVIGPIRESGHSRYPVTGDGVDDVLGFVHIRDLLTLPEAERETRRVREVLRDITALPVTKPVLATLALLRAEQQHLALVVDEHGGTEGIVTIEDLVEEVVGEIYDEYDTDPDPEDSLVRAGGRAVVSGSLIVEELEDALGLALPHGSYETVAGLVLALLGRVAEEGDTVEVDDLRLTVVGLDGLRITEVEVSREPSPAEGEGAEPG from the coding sequence ATGGACACCGCGCTGCTCACCAACATCGCGCTGGTGCTGCTCTTCGTGCTCATCGGCGGTGTCTTCGCGGCGACCGAGATGGCGATCGTGTCGTTGCGGCCCTCGCAGGTCGACGACATCGAACGCTCCGGCGAGCGGGGCGCGCGTATCGCCGCGCTGGTGCGCGACCCCAACACCTTCCTCTCCGCAGTCCAGGTCGGGGTCACCGTCGCGGGCTTCTTCTCCTCGGCCTTCGGCGGCGCGACGATCTCGCCGTCGGTGTCCGCCTGGCTGCAGCGGCTCGGTGTGCCCGGTTCCGTCGCCGACCCGCTCGCGCTGGTCGCGATGACGCTGGTCATCGCCTACCTGTCCCTCGTCCTCGGCGAGCTGACGCCCAAGCGGCTGGCGATGCAGCGCTCGGCCGGCTTCACCCGGGTGCTGGCGCCGCCGCTCGGCGTCTTCGCGACGCTGCTGCGGCCGGTCATCTGGTTCCTGTCGGTCTCGACCAACCTCATGGTGCGGGTGCTCGGGGGAGACCCCAGTGCGACGAGCGAGCAGATGACCATCGAGGAGCTGCGGCGGACCGTGGAGGACAACCGCGACCTGCGGCCCTACAGCCGGCAGATCCTCGCCGACGTCTTCCGGGCCGGCGAGCGGACCCTCGGCGACGTGCTGCGGCCGCGCCCGGACGTGGAGTTCCTCGTGGCCGACGCGACGATCGCGCAGGTCATCGGGCCGATCCGAGAGAGCGGGCACAGCCGCTACCCGGTCACCGGCGACGGGGTCGACGACGTGCTCGGCTTCGTGCACATCCGCGACCTGCTCACGCTGCCCGAGGCGGAGCGGGAGACGCGCCGGGTGCGCGAGGTCCTGCGTGACATCACCGCGCTGCCGGTGACCAAGCCGGTGCTCGCGACGCTGGCCCTGCTGCGCGCCGAGCAGCAGCACCTGGCGCTCGTGGTCGACGAGCACGGGGGCACCGAGGGGATCGTCACCATCGAGGATCTGGTCGAGGAGGTCGTGGGCGAGATCTACGACGAGTACGACACCGACCCTGACCCGGAGGACTCGCTCGTCCGGGCCGGCGGCCGCGCCGTCGTCTCGGGCAGCCTCATCGTCGAGGAGCTCGAGGACGCGCTCGGGCTCGCGCTGCCCCACGGCTCCTACGAGACCGTGGCCGGGCTCGTGCTCGCCCTCCTGGGCAGGGTGGCCGAGGAGGGCGACACGGTCGAGGTGGACGACCTGCGGCTCACCGTCGTCGGGCTCGACGGGCTGCGCATCACCGAGGTCGAGGTCAGCCGAGAGCCCTCCCCTGCGGAGGGTGAGGGCGCGGAGCCGGGCTGA
- a CDS encoding acyl-CoA thioesterase codes for MSDAPLDPPVDYPVDDLLDVLDLRREGSTTIRVASPEGMGEDLADSHGDVFVGRSQPMPHGRVFGGQVLAQCLIAAGRTVEPVEDGSDPEPLPRPIHSMHGYFLRPGDANRPLRFLVERMRDGRSFSARRVHAVQDGRILMSIIMSFQEAAGGLEHQLAMPQVVGPEELRSDREILEQVEHPVAQKTARQRPVELRHVEPLLLGPGEPGPSEQAVWMRISRPLPDDPLLHAAILAYASDYVLLEPVLRRHGIGWGDPRLRPASLDHSMWFHRPARVDEWVLYTQSSPSASSGRGLGTGHMFAADGTLLATVGQEGMVRLRSSEEPS; via the coding sequence GTGAGCGACGCACCCCTGGACCCTCCCGTCGACTACCCGGTCGACGACCTGCTCGACGTGCTCGACCTGCGCCGGGAGGGGTCGACCACGATCCGGGTCGCCTCCCCCGAGGGCATGGGCGAGGACCTGGCCGACTCCCATGGCGACGTCTTCGTCGGCCGCAGCCAGCCGATGCCCCACGGCCGGGTCTTCGGCGGGCAGGTGCTCGCCCAGTGCCTCATCGCCGCCGGCCGCACCGTCGAGCCGGTCGAGGACGGGAGCGACCCCGAGCCGCTCCCGCGGCCCATCCACTCGATGCACGGCTACTTCCTGCGGCCCGGCGACGCGAACCGGCCGCTGCGCTTCCTCGTCGAGCGGATGCGCGACGGGCGCAGCTTCAGCGCCCGCCGGGTGCACGCCGTGCAGGACGGTCGCATCCTCATGTCGATCATCATGAGCTTCCAGGAGGCCGCCGGGGGGCTGGAGCACCAGCTGGCCATGCCACAGGTGGTCGGCCCCGAGGAGCTGCGCTCGGACCGGGAGATCCTCGAGCAGGTCGAGCACCCGGTGGCGCAGAAGACCGCCCGCCAGCGACCGGTGGAGCTGCGGCACGTCGAGCCGCTGCTGCTCGGCCCCGGCGAGCCCGGGCCGAGCGAGCAGGCGGTCTGGATGCGCATCTCCCGTCCGCTGCCCGACGACCCCCTGCTGCACGCGGCGATCCTGGCCTACGCCTCGGACTACGTCCTGCTCGAACCGGTGCTGCGGCGCCACGGCATCGGCTGGGGCGACCCGCGGCTGCGCCCGGCGAGCCTGGACCACTCGATGTGGTTCCACCGCCCCGCGCGGGTGGACGAGTGGGTGCTCTACACCCAGTCCTCGCCCTCGGCCAGCAGCGGCCGGGGCCTCGGGACGGGCCACATGTTCGCCGCGGACGGCACGCTGCTCGCCACCGTCGGGCAGGAAGGGATGGTGCGGCTCCGGTCCTCGGAGGAGCCCTCCTGA
- a CDS encoding cell wall-binding repeat-containing protein codes for MHQPSARRRTRLLALAGAGAVIAPLALVAPSAWANPDLTVNEDGTYIVMLADSSLAAYDGGVQGIPATKPAEGEKLSTTTAAAEDYTAYLDRQQNAVLDSVGLDRADAVYTYSTAFNGFTADLTGSQVSALRKDPKVAAVWENEVRYTDTITTPDYLGLTGDDGVWNTQFGGDANAGSGIVVGIIDTGFWPENPSFAALPGDPEPPADWNGECVEGDSADPADNVTCNSKVIGARFYPDTNDTSFDFESPRDTNGHGSHVGGTSAGNVDVPMEINGVELGEGSGMAPAAHLAFYKALWQTEDGNGSGTSAGLVAAIDDAVADGVDVINYSVSGSSDYVVTADELAFLDAANAGVFVSTSAGNSGDTVGESSVAHNSPWTMTVAASTHDRTNSAEVELGGGAPVTRISGTNRYDTAAQIAAAYPEGVDTVYIATGNQFADALSGAAAASQGLVPANGLDQPAVAPDGSPAPVLLTKVDEIPSATMEALESIDPDNIVVLGGEVAVSDDVEDALGDYGTVTRVAGANRYETAALVAEQYGEVDHVYVATGQDEAFPDALSGSALAGSEGVPVLLTKSDMVPGAVSDALEAMGDPEVHVIGGSAAVSEDVFEDLGGSERLSGTDRYGTSVAVAEQFGYDADNPAPVVHTATGRDYPDALAGSALAGFQGVPVVLSRPDGLPNVVRDGMVALAPESAVILGGEGALNDDVRTEIEALFEDSSQTYPGISSGMGVGPAPLVNSVDIVAADSTVADAELCLPGSLDAAGAADNIVICTRGTNARVEKSETVAEAGGIGMVLANNNNEESLNGDFHSVPTIHVDGTTGDAIKAYEASDPNPTATISATGEGPELTYPEMAGFSSYGPASAGGGDLLKPDITAPGVDVIAAVSPAGNGGNNFDSYSGTSMSAPHIAGLAALMMQDNPEWSPMAVKSSMMTTADPTNSEGELINYAGAPASPLHYGSGEVEPGAAYGTPLVYDSDVIDWIGYACSIGQWQLIGGAADCADLGESDPSDLNYPSIAIGDLGGTQTITRTVTDASGEGGTFTAEVEAPPGIDAVVEPSTITVEPGGTATFEVTFTTTDAELGEWTFGSLTWTGPGEDVRSPIAINPVAMGAPAEIRGEGTEGSETFEVTPGFSGELTSVVHGLMASDVTDLDVTSDGPAGGDGIADAVVPVTVPEGTSAIRVEVVESEWTPDGLDLDLYLADSEGNVVGQSAAGGSDESVTTVAPAPGDYLVAIDFWSGAEGEVASGPLHVFMPSADEGNMTVTPSPVAVTAGVPLDLTAAWTGLDAATRYLGVIGYSTGGEEVASTLVSVNTP; via the coding sequence GTGCATCAGCCATCTGCACGCCGGAGGACGCGCCTGCTGGCGCTCGCCGGCGCGGGTGCTGTCATCGCGCCGTTGGCCCTGGTAGCCCCCTCAGCGTGGGCCAACCCGGACCTGACGGTCAACGAGGACGGCACCTATATCGTCATGCTCGCGGACAGCTCCCTGGCCGCCTACGACGGGGGCGTCCAGGGCATCCCCGCCACCAAGCCGGCCGAGGGCGAGAAGCTCAGCACCACGACCGCCGCCGCCGAGGACTACACCGCCTACCTCGACCGGCAGCAGAACGCCGTGCTGGACTCCGTGGGCCTGGACCGCGCCGACGCCGTCTACACCTACTCCACCGCGTTCAACGGCTTCACCGCCGACCTCACCGGCTCCCAGGTGTCCGCCCTGCGCAAGGACCCGAAGGTCGCCGCGGTGTGGGAGAACGAGGTCCGCTACACCGACACCATCACCACCCCGGACTACCTCGGGCTGACCGGTGACGACGGCGTCTGGAACACCCAGTTCGGCGGCGACGCCAACGCGGGTTCCGGCATCGTGGTCGGCATCATCGACACCGGCTTCTGGCCGGAGAACCCCAGCTTCGCCGCCCTGCCGGGCGACCCGGAGCCGCCCGCCGACTGGAACGGTGAGTGCGTCGAGGGCGACTCGGCCGACCCGGCCGACAACGTGACCTGCAACAGCAAGGTCATCGGTGCCCGCTTCTACCCGGACACCAACGACACGAGCTTCGACTTCGAGTCCCCGCGCGACACCAACGGGCACGGCAGCCACGTCGGCGGCACCTCGGCGGGCAACGTCGACGTCCCCATGGAGATCAACGGCGTCGAGCTCGGCGAGGGCAGCGGTATGGCCCCGGCCGCCCACCTGGCCTTCTACAAGGCCCTCTGGCAGACCGAGGACGGCAACGGCTCCGGTACGAGCGCCGGCCTCGTCGCCGCGATCGACGACGCGGTCGCCGACGGCGTCGACGTCATCAACTACTCCGTCTCCGGGTCCTCGGACTACGTCGTCACCGCGGACGAGCTGGCCTTCCTCGACGCCGCGAACGCCGGCGTCTTCGTCTCGACCTCGGCCGGCAACTCCGGCGACACGGTCGGCGAGAGCTCGGTCGCGCACAACTCGCCGTGGACGATGACGGTCGCGGCCTCCACGCACGACCGCACCAACTCGGCCGAGGTCGAGCTGGGTGGCGGTGCCCCGGTGACCCGCATCTCGGGCACCAACCGCTACGACACCGCGGCGCAGATCGCGGCGGCCTATCCCGAGGGCGTGGACACCGTCTACATCGCCACCGGCAACCAGTTCGCCGACGCCCTCTCGGGTGCCGCGGCCGCCTCGCAGGGCCTCGTCCCCGCGAACGGTCTCGACCAGCCCGCCGTCGCCCCCGACGGCTCGCCGGCCCCGGTGCTCCTCACCAAGGTCGACGAGATCCCCTCCGCCACCATGGAGGCGCTGGAGTCGATCGACCCGGACAACATCGTCGTGCTCGGCGGTGAGGTCGCGGTCTCCGACGACGTCGAGGACGCGCTGGGCGACTACGGCACGGTGACCCGCGTCGCGGGCGCCAACCGCTACGAGACCGCCGCGCTCGTCGCCGAGCAGTACGGCGAGGTGGACCACGTCTACGTCGCCACCGGTCAGGACGAGGCCTTCCCGGACGCGCTGTCCGGCTCGGCGCTCGCCGGCAGCGAGGGCGTGCCCGTCCTGCTGACCAAGAGCGACATGGTCCCCGGCGCCGTCTCCGACGCGCTCGAGGCCATGGGTGACCCCGAGGTGCACGTCATCGGTGGGTCGGCCGCGGTGAGCGAGGACGTCTTCGAGGACCTCGGCGGCTCCGAGCGGCTGTCCGGCACGGACCGCTACGGCACCTCCGTCGCCGTCGCCGAGCAGTTCGGCTACGACGCGGACAACCCGGCCCCGGTCGTGCACACCGCGACCGGTCGGGACTACCCGGACGCACTGGCGGGGTCGGCGCTGGCTGGCTTCCAGGGCGTCCCGGTGGTGCTGAGCCGCCCCGACGGGCTGCCCAACGTCGTCCGCGACGGGATGGTGGCCCTGGCCCCCGAGTCCGCCGTCATCCTCGGTGGTGAGGGTGCGCTCAACGACGACGTCCGGACTGAGATCGAGGCGCTCTTCGAGGACAGCTCGCAGACCTACCCGGGCATCAGCTCCGGTATGGGCGTGGGCCCGGCCCCGCTGGTGAACTCGGTCGACATCGTGGCGGCCGACTCGACCGTCGCCGATGCGGAGCTCTGCCTGCCCGGCTCGCTCGACGCGGCCGGAGCGGCCGACAACATCGTCATCTGCACCCGCGGCACCAACGCCCGGGTGGAGAAGAGCGAGACCGTCGCCGAGGCCGGTGGCATCGGCATGGTCCTGGCCAACAACAACAACGAGGAGTCGCTCAACGGTGACTTCCACTCCGTCCCCACGATCCACGTCGACGGCACCACCGGCGACGCGATCAAGGCCTACGAGGCTTCCGACCCCAACCCGACGGCCACCATCTCGGCGACCGGCGAGGGCCCGGAGCTCACCTACCCGGAGATGGCCGGCTTCAGCTCCTACGGTCCGGCCTCGGCCGGCGGCGGAGACCTGCTCAAGCCGGACATCACCGCCCCGGGTGTCGACGTCATCGCCGCGGTCTCCCCGGCCGGTAACGGCGGGAACAACTTCGACAGCTACTCCGGCACCTCCATGTCCGCCCCGCACATCGCCGGCCTGGCCGCGCTGATGATGCAGGACAACCCGGAGTGGAGCCCGATGGCGGTCAAGTCCTCGATGATGACGACGGCCGACCCGACCAACTCCGAGGGCGAGCTCATCAACTACGCGGGTGCGCCCGCGAGCCCGCTCCACTACGGGTCGGGTGAGGTCGAGCCGGGTGCTGCCTACGGCACGCCGCTGGTCTACGACTCCGACGTCATCGACTGGATCGGGTACGCCTGCTCCATCGGCCAGTGGCAGCTCATCGGTGGCGCTGCGGACTGCGCAGACCTCGGTGAGAGCGACCCGAGCGACCTCAACTACCCGAGCATCGCCATCGGCGACCTGGGTGGTACGCAGACGATCACCCGCACGGTGACCGACGCGAGCGGCGAGGGCGGCACCTTCACCGCCGAGGTCGAGGCTCCCCCGGGGATCGACGCGGTCGTCGAGCCCTCGACGATCACCGTCGAGCCCGGTGGCACGGCGACCTTCGAGGTCACCTTCACCACGACCGACGCCGAGCTGGGCGAGTGGACCTTCGGGTCGCTGACCTGGACCGGCCCGGGCGAGGACGTCCGCAGCCCCATCGCGATCAACCCGGTCGCCATGGGCGCCCCGGCCGAGATCCGCGGCGAGGGCACCGAGGGCTCGGAGACCTTCGAGGTCACCCCGGGCTTCAGCGGCGAGCTGACCTCGGTCGTCCACGGCCTCATGGCCTCGGACGTCACCGACCTGGACGTCACCTCTGACGGCCCGGCCGGTGGCGACGGCATCGCCGACGCGGTGGTGCCGGTCACGGTGCCCGAGGGCACCTCGGCCATCCGGGTCGAGGTCGTCGAGTCGGAGTGGACGCCGGACGGCCTCGACCTCGACCTCTACCTCGCGGACAGCGAGGGGAACGTCGTGGGTCAGTCCGCCGCCGGCGGGTCCGACGAGTCGGTCACGACGGTGGCGCCCGCCCCGGGCGACTACCTCGTGGCGATCGACTTCTGGAGCGGCGCCGAGGGCGAGGTCGCCAGCGGTCCGCTGCACGTCTTCATGCCGTCCGCGGACGAGGGCAACATGACCGTCACGCCGTCCCCGGTCGCGGTGACCGCCGGCGTGCCGCTCGACCTGACCGCCGCGTGGACCGGGCTCGACGCCGCCACCCGCTACCTGGGTGTCATCGGCTACAGCACCGGCGGCGAGGAGGTCGCCTCCACCCTGGTCTCGGTCAACACGCCGTGA
- a CDS encoding MFS transporter → MTAPRPGSLWRHHDFRQLWMGDTVSVFGAQFVGFAMPLMAVQLLGADAFQMGLLAALESLAFLLIGLPAGAWVDRWRKKRVLVLGDLTRAALLLTLPVAWVLDALTMWQVYVVAFGVGCITVFFDVANQSYLPEIVESDQIGDGNGKLQASQQSAMVVGPAVASFMVRWLGSPLTIAVTSVCMGLSSLFVSRIRHEEPAPDPAARRPLVTEIREGLGFVLGHPLLRRIVACTGLTNLASSGIFALFVLYAVSTLGLSETTLGLVLSLGAVGGILGAVSAGRFGRLVGEGRSIPISTLLGGIALLSVPLASVLPPVPTLLAGNLLISWAVVVYNVVQVSFRQRLCPKPLLGRMNASIRFLVWGPMPIGAFLGGVLGRGLGIVPTLWILCTLALLASLPVLLSPLVRMRDLPRELDALTGIP, encoded by the coding sequence GTGACCGCACCCCGACCCGGCAGCCTCTGGCGCCACCACGACTTCCGGCAGCTGTGGATGGGCGACACCGTCTCCGTCTTCGGCGCGCAGTTCGTGGGCTTCGCCATGCCGCTCATGGCGGTGCAGCTGCTCGGTGCCGACGCGTTCCAGATGGGCCTGCTCGCCGCGCTGGAGTCGCTGGCCTTCCTGCTCATCGGCCTGCCCGCCGGTGCCTGGGTCGACCGCTGGCGCAAGAAGAGGGTGCTCGTGCTGGGGGACCTCACCCGGGCGGCGCTGCTGCTGACCCTGCCGGTCGCCTGGGTGCTGGACGCGTTGACGATGTGGCAGGTCTACGTCGTGGCCTTCGGCGTCGGCTGCATCACGGTCTTCTTCGACGTCGCCAACCAGTCCTACCTGCCCGAGATCGTGGAGTCCGACCAGATCGGCGACGGCAACGGCAAGCTGCAGGCCAGCCAGCAGAGCGCCATGGTCGTCGGGCCGGCGGTCGCCTCCTTCATGGTGCGCTGGCTCGGCTCGCCGCTGACGATCGCGGTCACCTCGGTCTGCATGGGGCTCTCCTCGCTCTTCGTCAGCCGGATCCGGCACGAGGAGCCCGCGCCCGACCCCGCGGCGCGCCGGCCGCTGGTCACCGAGATCCGGGAGGGCCTGGGCTTCGTGCTCGGGCATCCGCTGCTGCGCCGCATCGTCGCCTGCACGGGGCTCACCAACCTCGCCTCCTCGGGCATCTTCGCGCTCTTCGTCCTGTATGCCGTCTCCACCCTGGGCCTGTCCGAGACCACCCTCGGGCTGGTGCTCTCCCTGGGGGCGGTCGGCGGCATCCTCGGCGCGGTGAGCGCGGGACGCTTCGGGCGCCTCGTCGGCGAGGGCCGCTCGATCCCGATCTCCACGCTGCTCGGCGGGATCGCGCTGCTCAGCGTGCCGCTGGCCTCGGTGCTGCCGCCGGTGCCGACGCTGCTGGCCGGCAACCTGCTCATCTCCTGGGCGGTCGTCGTCTACAACGTCGTCCAGGTGAGCTTCCGCCAGCGGCTGTGCCCCAAGCCGCTGCTCGGCCGCATGAACGCCTCGATCCGCTTCCTCGTGTGGGGCCCGATGCCGATCGGCGCCTTCCTCGGCGGCGTGCTCGGCCGGGGGCTCGGGATCGTGCCCACGCTGTGGATCCTGTGCACGCTGGCGCTGCTCGCGTCGCTGCCCGTGCTGCTCTCGCCGCTGGTGCGGATGCGCGACCTGCCGCGCGAGCTCGACGCGCTCACCGGCATACCCTGA
- a CDS encoding winged helix-turn-helix domain-containing protein, with product MSAGGERRREPRPGGERFEASEAQARALASGVRLRILRVTLDEPLTNREIAGALELNPATCLHHVRTLVDTGFLEAQEPRRGRRGAREIPYRATGRSWYADTPVTGNGMVEAFVAELAQVPADRTDVTMARLGLRLPPEELAEFRSRLAALVTEFHDRGRDPSAEPWSLFLVLHPDTSSRPRD from the coding sequence GTGAGCGCGGGCGGCGAGCGCCGGCGCGAGCCACGCCCCGGCGGCGAGCGCTTCGAGGCGAGCGAGGCGCAGGCCAGGGCCCTCGCCTCCGGGGTCCGGCTGCGGATCCTGCGCGTCACCCTGGACGAGCCGCTCACCAACCGCGAGATCGCCGGAGCGCTGGAGCTCAACCCCGCGACCTGCCTGCACCACGTCCGCACCCTGGTCGACACCGGCTTCCTCGAGGCGCAGGAGCCGCGCCGCGGCCGCCGGGGCGCGCGCGAGATCCCCTACCGCGCCACCGGCCGCTCCTGGTATGCCGACACCCCGGTCACCGGCAACGGCATGGTCGAGGCCTTCGTCGCCGAGCTGGCGCAGGTGCCCGCGGACCGCACCGACGTCACGATGGCCCGGCTCGGGCTGCGGCTGCCCCCGGAGGAGCTGGCGGAGTTCCGCTCCCGGCTCGCGGCGCTGGTCACCGAGTTCCACGACCGCGGCCGCGACCCCTCCGCCGAGCCGTGGTCGCTCTTCCTCGTGCTGCACCCGGACACGAGCAGCCGTCCCCGCGACTGA
- a CDS encoding aldo/keto reductase, with protein MTDAYYAQDVPDTHRPYVAAPDRHRKLEYRRVGDSGLLLPPLSLGLWYNFGDNRPFDTQREILRRAFDEGITHFDLANNYGPPYGSAEENFGRMMRTDFAPYRHEMVLSTKAGWDMWPGPYGMLGSRKYLLSSLEESLRRMSVEAVDIFYSHRADEGTPVAETVGALDTAVRQGKALYAGISSYSPERTAEAVAVARDLGTPLVIHQPAYNMLNRWVEDGLLEALPGHGMGSIGFTALAQGLLTSKYLGEGEAERSMQRPSFDDAVLTEDNLERLRGLAEVAEGRGQSLAQMALSWAIRPGGVTSTLIGVSSVRQLEENLAAAHRTDFTDEEIAQIDRLSGYTEEVDLWATSADIG; from the coding sequence ATGACCGACGCCTACTACGCGCAAGACGTCCCCGACACGCACCGGCCCTACGTCGCGGCCCCCGACCGGCACCGGAAGCTCGAGTACCGCCGGGTCGGCGACAGCGGGCTGCTGCTGCCGCCGCTGTCGCTGGGGCTCTGGTACAACTTCGGCGACAACCGGCCCTTCGACACCCAGCGCGAGATCCTGCGCCGCGCCTTCGACGAGGGCATCACCCACTTCGACCTCGCCAACAACTACGGCCCGCCCTACGGCTCGGCGGAGGAGAACTTCGGGCGGATGATGCGCACCGACTTCGCGCCCTACCGCCACGAGATGGTGCTCTCGACCAAGGCCGGGTGGGACATGTGGCCGGGCCCCTACGGCATGCTCGGCTCGCGCAAGTACCTCCTGTCGAGCCTGGAGGAGTCGCTGCGGCGCATGAGCGTGGAGGCCGTCGACATCTTCTACTCGCACCGGGCCGACGAGGGCACCCCCGTCGCCGAGACCGTCGGCGCGCTCGACACCGCGGTCCGCCAGGGCAAGGCGCTGTATGCCGGCATCTCCTCCTACTCCCCCGAGCGCACCGCCGAGGCGGTCGCCGTCGCGCGGGACCTGGGCACCCCGCTGGTCATCCACCAGCCGGCCTACAACATGCTCAACCGGTGGGTCGAGGACGGTCTGCTCGAGGCCCTCCCGGGCCACGGCATGGGCTCGATCGGGTTCACCGCGCTCGCGCAGGGGCTGCTGACGAGCAAGTACCTCGGCGAGGGCGAGGCGGAGCGCTCCATGCAGCGCCCGTCCTTCGACGACGCGGTGCTCACCGAGGACAACCTGGAGCGGCTGCGCGGGCTGGCCGAGGTCGCCGAGGGGCGGGGCCAGAGCCTGGCCCAGATGGCCCTGTCCTGGGCGATCCGCCCCGGCGGCGTCACCTCGACCCTCATCGGGGTCTCCAGCGTCCGGCAGCTGGAGGAGAACCTCGCCGCCGCCCACCGCACCGACTTCACCGACGAGGAGATCGCGCAGATCGACCGGCTCTCGGGCTACACCGAGGAGGTCGACCTGTGGGCGACCTCCGCCGACATCGGGTGA
- a CDS encoding acyl-CoA thioesterase yields the protein MSTSLPDVPGSASVFGITVRWSDLDAYAHVNNVQYLRLLEEARVYAFKEWFGQGRDVIDEGMLVVSQAIDYLLPMEFAYAPARVAVWCGGVAGASFELGYAVAGPEGDDTVYARGRVTLVAYDLREQRPRRLGAEEREALAAVSGPAVVLRSDRAVGGGARGAAS from the coding sequence ATGAGCACCTCCCTCCCCGACGTCCCCGGGTCGGCCTCCGTCTTCGGCATCACCGTGCGCTGGTCCGACCTCGACGCCTACGCCCACGTCAACAACGTGCAGTACCTCCGGCTCCTCGAGGAGGCGCGCGTCTACGCCTTCAAGGAGTGGTTCGGGCAGGGGCGCGACGTCATCGACGAGGGCATGCTCGTGGTGTCGCAGGCGATCGACTACCTGCTGCCGATGGAGTTCGCCTACGCACCCGCCCGGGTCGCGGTCTGGTGCGGCGGCGTCGCGGGGGCCAGCTTCGAGCTGGGGTATGCCGTCGCCGGGCCGGAGGGGGACGACACGGTCTACGCGCGGGGCCGGGTGACGCTGGTCGCCTACGACCTGCGCGAGCAGCGGCCGCGCCGGCTCGGCGCGGAGGAGCGGGAGGCGTTGGCCGCGGTGAGCGGCCCCGCCGTCGTGCTGCGCAGCGACCGGGCGGTCGGCGGAGGGGCGCGCGGGGCCGCGTCGTGA